One Aegilops tauschii subsp. strangulata cultivar AL8/78 chromosome 7, Aet v6.0, whole genome shotgun sequence genomic window carries:
- the LOC141027569 gene encoding uncharacterized protein, which yields MSGKKAKKRPTVVVTPGESDEATIVRFAREHSQYLQAELEHYQKRDVEAKKKGVKKEDEASPSTVILIESSDEDWGDSEEEDEGCDDPTKDKFWEQFRSSNDEE from the coding sequence ATGTCggggaagaaggcgaagaagagACCGACGGTTGTCGTCACTCCCGGCGAGAGCGACGAGGCGACGATTGTTCGGTTTGCGCGAGAGCATTCGCAGTACCTCCAGGCCGAGCTGGAGCACTACCAGAAGCGTGACGTCGAGGCGAAAAAGAAGGGGGTGAAGAAGGAGGACGAGGCCAGCCCCTCGACTGTGATCCTTATCGAGTCGTCGGATGAGGACTGGGGTGActccgaggaggaggatgaggggTGTGATGACCCGACCAAGGACAAGTTCTGGGAGCAGTTCCGCAGCTCCAACGACGAGGAGTAG